A window of Conger conger chromosome 13, fConCon1.1, whole genome shotgun sequence contains these coding sequences:
- the arcn1b gene encoding archain 1b produces MVLLAAALCTKAGKAIVSRQFVEMTRTRVEGLLAAFPKLMNTGKQHTFVETESVRYVYQPLEKLYMVLITTKNSNILEDLETLRLFSRVIPEYCRVLEEGEVSEHCFDLIFAFDEIVALGYRESVNLAQIRTFTEMDSHEEKVFRAVRETQEREAKAEMRRKAKELQQARRDAERSGKKSPGFGGFGSSGMGSGNSATIITDVLIEPEKPKAAPAPARPSGPSKALKLGARGKEVDSFVDKLKSEGVDVIAPASGKRPSEVSKVLPAPVNVESVHMRVEEKISLTCGRDGGLQNMEVVGMITLRVSNDKAGRVRLHLNNDDKKGLQLQTHPNVDKKLFSSSSILGLKNPEKSFPLNSDVGVLKWRLQTTDESLIPLTINCWPSEGATGCDVNIEYELQEEGLQLNDVIVTIPVPSGVGAPVIGDLDGEYRHDSRRNILEWCLPVIDAKNKTGSLEFSMAGLPGDFFPVHVSFVSKHNYCDIQVVKVTQVDGEAPVKFSSETAFLVEKYEIL; encoded by the exons ATG GTGCTGTTGGCAGCAGCCTTGTGCACCAAGGCGGGTAAGGCCATCGTGTCGCGGCAGTTCGTGGAGATGACGCGGACGCGCGTGGAGGGGCTGCTGGCCGCCTTCCCCAAGCTGATGAACACGGGCAAGCAGCACACCTTCGTGGAGACGGAGAGCGTGCGCTACGTCTACCAGCCCCTGGAGAAGCTCTACATGGTGCTCATCACCACCAAGAACAGCAACATCCTGGAGGACCTGGAGACCCTGCGCCTCTTCTCCCGCGTG ATCCCGGAGTACTGTCGAGTGCTGGAGGAGGGCGAGGTCTCGGAGCACTGCTTTGACCTCATCTTCGCTTTTGATGAGATCGTGGCCCTGGGGTACAGGGAGAGCGTCAACCTGGCCCAGATCCGCACCTTCACCGAGATGGACTCACACGAGGAGAAGGTGTTCCGCGCTGTCAGAGAG ACCCAGGAGCGCGAGGCCAAAGCGGAGATGCGGCGGAAGGCCAAGGAGCTGCAGCAGGCCCGGCGCGATGCAGAACGTTCTGGAAAGAAGTCTCCAGGCTTCGGGGGGTTTGGCAGCTCTGGGATGGGCAGCGGCAACTCTGCCACCATCATCACTGACGTGCTCATCGAGCCAGAGAAGCCAAAGGCGGCGCCGGCACCTGCCCG GCCGAGCGGCCCCAGTAAGGCCCTGAAGCTGGGGGCCCGGGGGAAAGAGGTGGACAGCTTCGTGGACAAGCTCAAGTCAGAAGGTGTGGACGTCATTGCTCCCGCTTCAGGGAAGAGGCCGTCAGAGGTGTCTAAAGTTCTGCCTGCCCCCGTCAATGTGGAGAG tGTTCATATGAGAGTGGAGGAGAAGATCTCCCTGACCTGTGGGCGGGACGGGGGGCTGCAGAACATGGAAGTGGTGGGCATGATCACCCTGAGAGTGAGCAATGACAAGGCCGGGCGTGTCCGCCTGCACCTCAACAATGACGACAAGAAGGGCCTTCAGCTGCAG ACCCACCCCAATGTGGATAAGAAGCTCTTCAGCAGTTCCTCCATCCTGGGTCTGAAGAACCCGGAGAAGTCCTTCCCTCTCAACAGTGATGTGGGTGTGCTGAAGTGGAGACTGCAGACCACCGACGAGTCCCTCATCCCTCTGACCA TAAACTGCTGGCCATCAGAGGGCGCCACAGGCTGTGATGTAAACATCGAGTACGAGCTTCAGGAGGAAGGGCTCCAACTCAATGATGTCATCGTCACCATTCCTGTTCC GTCCGGGGTGGGCGCGCCAGTGATCGGCGACCTGGACGGTGAGTACAGACACGACAGCAGGCGGAACATTCTGGAGTGGTGCCTCCCCGTCATCGACGCCAAGAACAAGACGGGCAGCCTGGAGTTCAGCATGGCCGGCCTGCCCGGCGACTTCTTCCCTGTCCACGTCTCCTTCGTCTCCAAACACAACTACTGCGACATCCAG GTTGTGAAGGTGACGCAGGTGGACGGGGAAGCGCCGGTCAAGTTCTCCTCCGAGACGGCGTTCCTGGTGGAGAAGTACGAGATCCTGTAA